Sequence from the Nasonia vitripennis strain AsymCx chromosome 5, Nvit_psr_1.1, whole genome shotgun sequence genome:
acgagcagATTTGCATCGCAGAGAAAGTCCCTGTCTCAGCTTGATACTTTTCTGTCCAATGTATTTGTCTGGCAATTGCATAACGCTCTCGAGATGTTAATTCGTCTCGAATGCTGGGCACGAACAACAGCCGCACACACCCCCACATGCAAAAAATCGCGCACGCCATAACAAATGAgaaatatatgcatatatataatacatatacACATCAGAGCactgcagctgcagcagcattACGTCGTGGACACACGCGTGTGTCTATGTACTGTCGCACGTTAACCTTTCACCGTTATAAGCTTGCTAACCGTTCACTTGCATGACAGCTCAATTTGGTAATCCAGCGACAGTCACAAGGGTGCCTTCCGTCAAACGAAATCCGTCCTTTAAGTCTGCATCATCAGGTATCTAAACTGACATTTTTGCCTTTCGACTTGTTCCAGTTGTATATTATTCTTGCTCTTATGTAATGGTCACGCCATTGTTCgtgtcgattttttttaattttcgcttTTATAGGATATAAAGTTTGAAGATTTTCATTTGAAATGCGTCAGCTGTTCTTTCTTCGTAAAACGTTTATGACTTACAGAGGCGGCTAAAGAGTTCAATTTATGGATAGTAAATTCTGCGTATTTTTCACAAAAGGaatatatgtacaacaatgcACACACTGAACGATCCCTGTACGATTTCCTCAATGTTTACATGTTGACTTGCTTACACGCTTCCATACAATTTTTGCCATAAACAACCAAGGTGTGGAGAAAAGTTGCACTGCTTATTCAATGTAAAAAGCTGCGGTAGAACCATTACATAAGAGgcatttaaacaaaattaattgttaacTATCATCATATGTGATATTAAATCGATTTGATGAATCTCAACGCGTTGTTCAGGTATTGCATACTCTAAATGTCTGAATGGCTGCTAATtgctttttaataattcacAAAAATACTATTCATGAtaactgaagaaaaaaaatactcatCACTGGTAAGAAAACATTGCAAAGaattaattgtaaaattcgCAATAGGTCAAGCTGGTGCAGTGGACGAAGAAACCTTCCTCACGGCGTTCGAGGATGTGCCACCGGTGAAGCTATTCTCCAGCAAGGATCTCGAGGAGCAAATGAAGGCGATTAAGGACATTATAGGCGATGACAAGAAAGACTGGAAACAGAGAACGGATAGCGTATGTATATCTTGATTTCGTAATCGAAGGAAGAGTGGACGTACGAATGAACGTGGAATTTAAATGGCAGTTTATATGCCATCAATTATGTGGAAAAAACTATCTCTCGATGCACATGTTAAACCTTCTATAcagagttttattttttataataaatttcgaTGTTCATCTTGACACACATCCACGACGTTGGTTTTCCAATTGGAATCACGCTTATTTGCATACCATAACGTTAAAGCTGAATCACAAGCAAGACGGAAGATTCATGACAcgtgtatttttctttctctccacAGATGAAAAAACTGCGAGGGATAATAATAGCCGGCGGAATGAACTACGACATATTCCCGGTCTGTCTGAAGGATCTTCAGCGGCCGTTCGAGACGGCCTGCGCGGATCTGCGCTCGCAGGTGGTTCGCGAGGTCTGCATCACCCTCGCCTATCTGAGTCTCCAGCTCAAGAACAAGTTCGCCAGTTTCGGCGAGACCGTTTTGCCGACGTTAATGAACCTCATCCAAAACAGTGCCAAGGTGAGAGCACCGATCCATCTTTGGCAAATTAAAATCTCTCACGGCTGGCGTTCTGCCCGGCTTCGCTAATAAGTCTCCGAGATACTCATcattgttctttttttctgctaTTTCTTTCTTCGAAAAGGTCGTGGCGACGGCTGGTGCAGTGGCGGTGCGTTTTATACTGCAGAACACCCACAGCAGCCGCTACGTGCCAATCATCGTGGCGTCACTGAACAACAAGAGTAAAGACATACGCCGTGCGACCTGCGAGTATCTGCACTTGATTCTGCAGTCCTGGCAGACGGCAATTCTGCAGAAGCACGTGAACATTCTTCAGGACGCGATAAAGAAGGGGATGGCCGACTCAGATTCCGAGGCTAGAGCTTTCGCCAGAAAGTAAGCTGTCTTGAGATGTGACGTGTGAGCTGATGCGGAGGACACGACTAAAATGATCCTATATCGATTTTCAGATCTTACTGGGCATTCAAAGAGCACTTCCCGGAAAATGCCGAAGCCCTGCTCAACAGTCTCGACGCGACGTACAAACGTGCCCTGATGTCACTGAGCAACAGCGGCAGCATAAACAGCCTGAACGCGGTGTCGAAAACGAATACTAGTCCACGCGCGCCTAGACCTGCCATGAGTGCCACAGGTTAGTATCGTCAACGATATTCGCGGAAATTGGTCAAAGCTGCATTATTCATCTTCATCATCGTCATTGTGATCGTTGCGGGAATATGCGGGTTGTTGAATGTTAAGTGACGTAAAGTCGAGCGCGCTGTCGCAGGTTTCGATAGCAATAAGAAAAGTTGACGAGTCAACGGACGGTAAATGTTTGACTTTCTTTTCCATGCTGCTTTATGTGACTTGACATTGCATTACGCGTACGAAGGTAGCACGGAAAACTTGCATCATACTCAGGGCCAACCTCATGGCCCGCTCAGACGCACTCCGTCCTTGCCACGATCTTATCGTCAATCTGGGATTCCGATTCTTCAAAGACCTACTGACAATCACTGTAATTCTTATAATTGTTTAGAAGTTTTCCcattatttgatttttattttcaaatgcCATACATATGTCAGTTCCCAACAGTCGAAAGTATATAACGCTGATACTTGCACGTTTTATAGTTTACTAGATTCTCAGACAATGAAATCTCCTTGTAATACGCACAGTTTCATAATGATATATGTtgtgatttatttttgttcagACAGCACACCCTTATACGTGATCTATAAtatgtaatttaatttagcgtTTATCAACATCCAACTACTTTTCATCCACATCGTAAAATACTATTAACATACATTACGTTGATCGTCGTAACTATATACGAAactacttttattattatgtattattttcgATTTAATGATCGTTGAGTCCATGTAATTTTAGCCTTCGTACATATTTttagtaatattatatattttgctCGTATTAATTTCGTACACTAACATATTGTAAACTTTGAAGTTGATGTATGTTAGCATCGTAGTCGAGAAATTTCAATCAATtctatatgattttattttaaggTCGCGTATCCCCTGGAGTAAGATCAACAAGTGCCATAGATCTCCAAGCTGCTCAAAGAGCCAAAGCTAGAATGAAGTATGCGTACATGAATCGACAGAAGGCTACACTTCGTatgtattttttgtattttttatctgTACAAGCTACTAACAATGCTAACCtactatttaaaatttgttcaatGCTGCAAAGATAATGATCATGGTGGTCAACCAAGCAGACAAGGTATTGCTACGTTGATTGCTCTGAGTTATTTTCGATGTTGTGTAATTCATTGTTAAAATAGgatattttataatgttttaactttttatttaacaGCTCGGCCGAATAAATCGCCAGAATCCAGTTCTATGGCCAGTCCCGAAAGAATTGCACGAACAAGAACTCGCGTTTCTGGAGTTTCGCAATCTCAACGTAAGTCTCTTAATTATTTGtcagattttttatttgatgctCGTTAACGTGAATTATGCTATTTTAATAATGTCAAAcgttaattttcaatttacagCTAGCAGTAGATCTGGTTCACCTTCGTCCAGGTTGAGCTATGCAACGTACAATAGGGATGGTGAATCTCTGGTTCCAAGACCTAAAATATTGGATCATGGAATGCGAAGCTCGGGAAATAGTCGGGAACCTAGTCCGCAACGATTTGGGTATGACAGAAACAGTTTTGGAAGTAAAGTCaggtatgtatatattttctttGTAGAAAACCTTTGTTAGAAAAacaacattaattttttgcaattcCATTACAGGAGTAGGAATTTACACATGTCACCGACGGATAGGCCACCTTCTCGACCTGTTATGGCGCAAAAAATGCTCCAGCAATCGCGCGAAGCTGAATCTGCATTAGCTGATGCTCTTACGTTCGACAGTATTGACAGTTATACCAGAACACCTAAAGGTAAAGGAGATCATAGTGATGACAGTGAAACCAGCAGCATTTGTTCAGAACGCAGTCACGACAGCTTTCGTAGACCGAGCGAtgtaagtattttttatataattttttaatgataaaaatcAATCACTCAGATCACACAAAAATTTAGTTATAGTTTAATCACAAATGACATTCTTTAAAAAACATGGACgaaaatcttatttttgaGTTTGTTTCTACAACAATATAATTATCCTTGATTTTCTCTCTTGATTGACTATAActtaataaaatacttatctgaaTAATTTGCATATGTCAATTATACATCAATTTTGCATAAAATGTACCTCAAAGTCaattaataatatactttAATCTTTCTAAAATCCTAAAGTTAAAGTTTTAAATTTCACAATCAATTGTGTCTTTATTTACAAAGTTTACTAAAAATGTAGCTAACATATGTTTGGTTCCTTTTTGATTTTGTTGCTGCCTGTTTATTTCATTTGGACTAATTGGACATGCCTGAAACACTTTATGAAACACCGTGTTTGATCTTGTTGAACCTGTTAGTCATTTTCGTGGAGTGGCTCCCAGCAAAGATTGTATCGAGATGTATGGGATCAATCAATCCCAAAGGTTTGTTTGTTTTATGCATAATCCATAACCTTTATTGATTGATAAATGTTCCTTCTggttttatttgaatatacaTACTTATGGTTTTCCATTCTTCTAAATCATTTAATACATGTACATATTCTCTCtacttttaaataaatttaactgTCATTAAATCTTTCATAGCATGCAAATTACAAACTTgtataatgtactattatttaaTTGTGTGAATCCAAATTCTTTCAAGAAAATGCAAGTTAACACTATTTCTATTGATACCTAATTTGTTCCACTTTGATGAACCTTATTATACACTGTCTACGCGCTATGTAATGATTGTGAAAAAACTTTGATCATAATTATACACATACGTATGAAACATAAACTAATAATATTTTGCTTATGCAGGATATTAAAGAGATTATCGATAATTGTGGACACAAACACTGGGCTGATCGGAAAGAGGGTTTGCTAGGCCTGCAGCATTATCTTGCCAGTGGATTCACGTTAAGTGCCACAGAGCTACGTAAAATAACtgatatttttgcaaaaatgttCATGGATTCGCATACAAAAGTCTTTAGTTTGTTCCTCGATACTTtgaatgatttgattcaaacTCACTGTGAAGATCTTGGTGATTGGCTCTATGTGTTGTGTACTCGACTTCTTAACAAACTGGGAACGGATTTACTTGGATCAATTCAGACGAAAATTCACAAAACGTTGGAAGGTGTTAGGGAATGCTTTACAGGCGAGCAGTTATTACCATGTGTAATGCGATTCTTAACGAATCCCACTCAAACGCCAAATTCCCGCGTTAAAGTAGCAACTTTGACATTTATAACTCAAATTGCTGAGACTGCTGAACCGTCCGCTTTGAATAGTTCTGCGGGTCCAGGGCTCGCTAGACTGTTAGACTGGACAAACGATGTCAAAAGTCAAGATGTCAGGAGACATGCCCAAAATGCTGTGATCGCCCTTTATAATTTGAATCCATCACAGTTTACAATGATACTTTCAGAACTGCCAAAGTATTATCAGGTACAGAGCTATTtcgattataatttttttttgttaaatacaTTTGAATCTTAAGTGTATTGACGAATATTTCGACGTTTTAGGAAGCTGCACTCCCACTCATTCAAAGTCACTTGAAAAGATCTTCGGCTACGAGTACACCAGCTTCTCCTGGAACACCTCCGCCCAGAGTTCCCAACTCACCAGCGCGTACTAAAGTAAGAGTAGAAAATGAAGGCGCGGATGATAGCTTGAATCCTGAAGAAGTTTACAAGTAAGATAATCAAGCTTTTTTAAGTTATAAACAATACACGTTATCCACGCATGACATTTATCAAATTTAATGATGTTTAGATCTTTACGTCGTACAACGgcggaaattcaaaattatggGTTTGAGCGCCTAGAAAGAGCAACTACCAGCAAAGACAGTGGTATTAGTAATATGGCTGACGTAGAAGAAAGACTGGAGGGTCTTACTCTATCTAACTCGGTACGTTGCGTTTCTTAATTATAGCTAGATTTAATCTGTTTACTTTTATGTTAATTTAATCGCATGTCGTAAAAATAGGGACGTTCTTCTTCGGTTTCATCGCCTACACAACGCGGCAAGACCGTTACCAACGTGGCAGTAAACGGTTCAAATGACACTATCGCCGGTGACCTTATACTACCTCAGGAGAATAATGGATATAAAACTCATGGCTCCTCGCCGGATTCAATAAGAGGGCCAGAAGTTCTTGATAACACATTGAAGATACTACAAGCGGAAGAATCGCAAATTACGGAAAAAGTGGCTGCGTTACAAGAATTCCAACAATACGTTCGTGAAGGAGATGCTCTTTATATAAAGCAGCATTTTAAGTAAgttcttgtttttttaaattttataataattttttttcctttaaaTATATCGGTACTTATTGGTAATACTTGATCCCTTTGCAGAAGACTGTTAAAAACGTTAATTGGAAGTTTGGCCAGCGATAATAAAGAGATGCAGATTGAAGTGCTCCAGTCCCTCATAGACATGCTAAAGTGCCCTGAATTAGCAGAAAGCTTCTCTAATTACGCAGAGCTCTTAGTTCTGAAAGTAATAAGAGCTCACAAATATGACGATCAAAAGTCTGATgcgagtagcagcagcagtaacAGCGCTAGAACCACGGTAAAATATCCTGAGGTATATTAGGTGTTGTTTCTTTGTGTTGCGCTTTTATTTTGATTCATCTATTTTCATCATTTCGGAAAAAGTAGGTCTCAATTTTGAAGAATTTACAAATTTCGATGTTCAATATTTGTGTTCAACAACCAAGAAACGATATCTTTCTACTCTTAGTGATAGTGATTTTGGAAGCACGATGCAACTttaacatttaatttttccttgattttatttttttgcatgGATTATTCTCAGCAACTTACATTTATACCTTATTTTTACCTTAAGTGCATGTGCATAATATAAGTTATaaacatattttaattataaaatgctTGGATTGCTTTAAAAAACAGCATTGCGTAAAAATCATAGTAGTGGACACCATCAATTGTCTGATAGTGGTATGTTTTAAACTAATAAGCTGTTCTTCGATAATTATAATAGGTGCTCAGAATGGCGGAGAAGTGCGCAGCTACTGTAGCCGTAATTTTGCCACCCGAACAAACGATACAATTCGCTTCATCTATGATGACCACAGAGCCATTCCCACAAAACATGGGTGCAATTAAAATGCTTCACAAAGTAGTGGAACACTATGGCCGGGAGGCGATAGAACCACATCTTTCAAAAGTTATGCCAGGTCTTATAAAGGTAAGAGTCAACAGTAAGATTTTGGAGACATTTAAATACTTAAAAGAGTCAATATATAATAGCAGTTTCATATAAGCTAACCATGCACAAGTATGCTAAGTCTGATATAAGCTCATCGAATTTCAGGCCTATGATGATGCCGAATCGACGGTGCGCAAGAGCGCGGTATTCTGCATGGTGGCAATACATGCGGCTGTCGGCGAAGAGGCACTGAAGCCTCATCTGAGCTCCCTGTATGGCAGTAAGCTCAAACTGCTCAACATCTACATTCAACGAGCACAGCAAGCCACGAGCCAGCCGGCGAGTCCTCGTAGTAACAGCAACAAAAACTAACCGGCGACGGCTGCCAGCGCCGGTGGCAGCAGCATCACCACCGCCGCGACACTCAGGATTGCAATTATGAAGAGATTCGCTCGCCTCACAGCGAGGCATGAGCGATTGCTCTTTCAATTTCTCAGCAAGTCCGAGCCCTGATCCCAAGGCGCGACACTGAATTTTCTTTATACCAAGTACAAAAGATGATGGACTGTCAATACGTTGTACTAGGCTCTGCTGGCGACGCCGAGGGCAGGGATGTGGCgcagaaggaggaggaggacgaaaGTTTAGAGAACGTTTTTAAGCCTACTCTCTGCGATGATTATTCTCTCGTGATCGGATTTGCTTAATATTCGTTTATCTCTTGAACGACTGTGTATATACTTTGATGGACGTTTTCGTGTAAAACACCGTTATAAGCGCACTTGCTTCGGCTCTTTAACGCTGGTCGATCGGTGCTTTTTAGTGTATAGCACTGTGAGCAATaacagagaaaaataaacttgTGGCACTGCAGATATGCCGATGACGTAACGAGACAGGTACAATTTCtttataaacaaaagaaatatttaaaaaaaaaatataataaacgttTAAAACGAGGAATGCTacttaatatttttctgaaaaatcttaataataattgacaaaaaagcagattatatAGAGCTATCCAAATGTAAATTTTAACAAGCGTATTCTTGAAAATTGACGTCAAGCGAGCTTGATGCATCAGTTGGCGAAAGGTATCGATCGATCAAAGTTATTCGTTAACAGTGCATTATTGTCTAGGGCTTTTCCTGCCCACAGTGCATGCGAGACTTAcactcatacacacacacacacacacacacacacatttacACATTTAATTATACAGTGAACATTGACTTCCAGCTGGAGAGATTCTGGCTCAATACGCTGCATTGATATCCCtcccctattttttatttctttatttacagATTGTAAGTTCAGAATGACAGTGAATTGCTACACTCggtaattttataattaccCAACGTGTGTAGGAGCGCTTGATGTTTTGAAGAAAGAAACAGGCAATGTGAGCATGCATAATTATGTAGATTTTTATGTGCTAGTCAAGAATCCTGAAGGACGCACAAGACACAAGAGACACAAAGAACGAATCAGAGCTTTTGTTTTCTTGAAGAGATCGGGTACGGGGCAAAGGGGGAAATACGCAATAAAAAATTGCGGGACAAACGGTAGAATGAGTGAGATTTTGCATAAAAGTAATGACTAGTTCGTTTTAGTGACTCGTCTAATTGCCAATTCTACACAAATTGATACTGAATCAAATTTTATCCGTAATTTTCATTGAAGCTATTCCTTCGTGCCATTGCCTTCTTTCTTGTCTGCATAAAAACGGCTACGAGTGACGTTAATCCATTTTTACATAGTTTGTAGTTTAAGGGGCTTTACAGTATTGTCATTTTCAGtagtattttttgtatgcaaattttaaaagaaaataaatttacatttaAGTTCGTTTTGCACACACATTTTAAATATGTGAATTTCGTCTGACgagaaagtgaaaattataaatcctTCACGTGTTAAACATGTAAGTGCCAAAAATGTCGGACTTGCAAAAATGTAAACAGTcaagcaaaaataattttgaaattttcacgCCAAAAGTTTACCAAGTGCGTCTTTTAAAATCTGTCTGTCAATCACTTCTGTACAACGACAAACAAATCATTTAGTTGATTTTGTTAAGTTAAATTTAAGTTTTAAACTTTTACTCGagaaattttcataaaacatAGACTTTTTACGATTTTCACGTTTTTTGAAACCAGTGCCCCGATTTCCAAGTCCCGATTCTAGTTTCTTCATGGCGGCTCGAAAGTAGTCTCAGCGTGTACCAaccgtgtatatatatacagattATTATAAGTAATTGTAGGACTTACACTAATATAGTATTAACATTCTAATAATTCTTTTTACCGCAATAAGGCGGCTGTCTTGGATAAGTGCATTAAGAGCCGTCACATTTTGCAATGCAATCGTTTATGAATGCTTGTTTTGTTAAGTTTTTGAGCACTATTATTGGTATGATATATTATTAACCTTAACCCTTAGACGGCGAAGCtcaaaaatacgaaaaataatCATAAGAATACAGAACTGTCGAATTACTGTGAGATACATCTGTTTTGTCTTTTTCCCTAATATAGtgttttatgtatatttaatcTTGAAAGAtcgttttatttaattttgagtTTCCGTTGACCTATGTTGAATGTAAATCTTTTCACTGGATTTCACTACATGAAATAAAGGCTTATATCCTGGAGTTTTAatgtgcaaaatataaataatatctgttaacaataaaaataaaaatattaatgatcAATTTCTAAACGatcatattataaatataaataaaatattttgatagtGTATTTGTGTCACTCATCACGATATATTATATAGggttttatattttgaaaattaaaatttatgtaCGCAGGATAAATAATCGTTAAGTGAgataaattattactatttatttacttatgtAAATATACGTCATAAAAGAAACATCAACGGGATAACGCATCATTACGTATCACAGCAATTCGACAACGTTGCTTAAGGGTTGATGTGCGttatgtaaaaaatgataCGATTAAAGCTTATATCGGTATGCGCGTACCTATTTTGTATTGTAGGCGCTCAACTTTACTGATACTTCAAGCAACCTAtttctaataataatattaactaTTGCGATAATAGTAACAAAACGTGTTCACAAAATTAATTTGCTTTTTCAGAGTTACCAATTCCCTAGATCCTTGCTTGTTTTGATACAGTTTTCGAATTATTTACTGATTTGTGCTTCGTAAAAGCTGCGCGCCGAAATATATTGTCATGTCCTTATGGAAAATTATTGTCCACTAAATATCTAACATCAAAGGCTTTCAAATATGAATAAGAGTGTTTGTCTTTtgatgttgaaaatacatttcttttattaatatctaaacgTCATTATTCAgatattttaatcaaaatgtttaaaacaaaaagaaaaaggttAGTATTGTTATTCTACGCGATTTGTTACATATAGTGCTAATACTTATatcaattcaaatttaattcTCATTGAAGAGTATGtagcaaaaattatattttcttgcgataagaaagaaaattatttttcgaaattaaGTATGGTAAGTATTAGTAATATATGCTACTCGCTGTAACAGTTTTCTGGAATTGAGTCTAAAAAGtttctaaaattttgttatgaaagataaaagttaaataattttatataaggACAAGTGAAATCGAGTTTTAAGAAATCTGCAACTGTAGCGATTTTTATTGATGTCTtcgtaaaaatttgttaaattgttTTGACGCgtgcttatatatatatatatctacctAAGTAATAACGCAATTCGTGTTATCTAAAGAATTTTAACGGTCACATAGtgacaaaatttaataataattaaaaggtTTCACGGTGATAAGAGCGATGAAACTTTGACTGCCTCCTTTCTTCTTCGTGTAAAGCAGGAGAAATTAAAGTAAAGGGAATTAAGCGCCACTAAAACGAGCAACGttcttttaaacaaacatGAAAATAACAAAAGTGAATGTAATAAAACTTTATAAAAGGGGAGGATAAAGTGAGAAAGTGTGTGATGGGAAACGAAAGACAAAAAAAGAGTAAGAGATCTGCAGAATTTTTTCACGCTAAATGGTTTAATACGAAGGAGCGCATCGGCTACTACGACGATGAATAATGTATAACCGTATTGTTATTGTAATTGCCAacttgaaataataaattaaagtaCTGCGACAAATCTGTGATTGACGGTTCAGTCACCTTTTTCTCCATATAATACTTATACGTCACTATTTTTTGTCcgatttttagttttattatacggtaatttttaatttatataacaCAACAGTAGGGACTTCTTTGATCCCATGCAGAAActcgtatttttattcgttttatttatttaaccattttACTCTGGATCTAAAATATAAAGTTCGATCACTCATTTCTCTTAATCAGTATTTATTCATCAAATAATCAaagtattatgaaaaaaaaacaacatttaaattttctaagtATATAATATCTACGATATATCAACGAAAGaattttggaatttttaattttattttcatatataaCTATATTGTACGTTATATCAACATGTCTTACATAATCATAATAACATTAAAAGGTTGCACTGTTGTCGAGATTCGTATCAATGCTTATCATGTGCCAATAGACATACAGTTTGCTATTCTAAACGTTGAAGATGTAGCCTACTAATACCACTATTTGAAATAAGGAGCCTTGTTGtgtaattttctaaaatataGCACTTGGAACGAACAGCAATTTACTGCTATGAATGCCTAGACATTTTATAcatgattattttatatttcatcGTCTTAATATgtcttaaaaattaattttacacaTTAAATACACAtcagtattaaaaaattatgatcgTAAAATACGATAAGTAGTATGCGTATAAGCGTTTAaatgaattataaaaaatacgcttTGTATCATCGCACCATTCAGGTAAACGTACAAAAATGTTGGTtctctattaaaaaaaatatcgtaacTCGGTTTCAAACGTAACGAAATTACGCTCAAATATCACCAGGAACAATCAAATCACATCGCACGATAACAACAGTCCTCGAGTTTTTGCATCATCacagttcttttttttcataaaaacaaGTACCCTATACGCCTAAGTACAAGACGACTCGTCATTTCGCTCACAGGCTCCTTCTCTGCGTTCAACATAACATCGTTCCCATATACGTAAAGTTATAAAATGAAACGCGTAACTCATAATAAAATTGGCTAAtaacgtatataatatattatgaaGTAATATCTCGACAATGAATGACTCGACGAATCTCATCGGGATTTTTTACGAATCGCGCATTTGAGACCGTGAAAAAGGCGAGTAAAAAAAACGTTGAAGATATCGATAAAAAATACTATTACTCTATCATATTATCTATTAACTGATGATATAG
This genomic interval carries:
- the LOC100121012 gene encoding CLIP-associating protein 2 isoform X17; translation: MTDSDVIVANGHRCSHRGLVKYPSIDKKLWDASSSWILQWDNIVKHPGARARGCHCDIHKPPWLYPDLVGKDLDEPDRAIKSAPVKRTPSLLQKKSQFGPAKAPPVPQGQAGAVDEETFLTAFEDVPPVKLFSSKDLEEQMKAIKDIIGDDKKDWKQRTDSMKKLRGIIIAGGMNYDIFPVCLKDLQRPFETACADLRSQVVREVCITLAYLSLQLKNKFASFGETVLPTLMNLIQNSAKVVATAGAVAVRFILQNTHSSRYVPIIVASLNNKSKDIRRATCEYLHLILQSWQTAILQKHVNILQDAIKKGMADSDSEARAFARKSYWAFKEHFPENAEALLNSLDATYKRALMSLSNSGSINSLNAVSKTNTSPRAPRPAMSATGSTENLHHTQGQPHGPLRRTPSLPRSYRQSGIPILQRPTDNHCRVSPGVRSTSAIDLQAAQRAKARMKYAYMNRQKATLHNDHGGQPSRQARPNKSPESSSMASPERIARTRTRVSGVSQSQPSSRSGSPSSRLSYATYNRDGESLVPRPKILDHGMRSSGNSREPSPQRFGYDRNSFGSKVRSRNLHMSPTDRPPSRPVMAQKMLQQSREAESALADALTFDSIDSYTRTPKGKGDHSDDSETSSICSERSHDSFRRPSDSFSWSGSQQRLYRDVWDQSIPKDIKEIIDNCGHKHWADRKEGLLGLQHYLASGFTLSATELRKITDIFAKMFMDSHTKVFSLFLDTLNDLIQTHCEDLGDWLYVLCTRLLNKLGTDLLGSIQTKIHKTLEGVRECFTGEQLLPCVMRFLTNPTQTPNSRVKVATLTFITQIAETAEPSALNSSAGPGLARLLDWTNDVKSQDVRRHAQNAVIALYNLNPSQFTMILSELPKYYQEAALPLIQSHLKRSSATSTPASPGTPPPRVPNSPARTKVRVENEGADDSLNPEEVYKSLRRTTAEIQNYGFERLERATTSKDSGISNMADVEERLEGLTLSNSGRSSSVSSPTQRGKTVTNVAVNGSNDTIAGDLILPQENNGYKTHGSSPDSIRGPEVLDNTLKILQAEESQITEKVAALQEFQQYVREGDALYIKQHFKRLLKTLIGSLASDNKEMQIEVLQSLIDMLKCPELAESFSNYAELLVLKVIRAHKYDDQKSDASSSSSNSARTTVKYPEVLRMAEKCAATVAVILPPEQTIQFASSMMTTEPFPQNMGAIKMLHKVVEHYGREAIEPHLSKVMPGLIKAYDDAESTVRKSAVFCMVAIHAAVGEEALKPHLSSLYGSKLKLLNIYIQRAQQATSQPASPRSNSNKN
- the LOC100121012 gene encoding CLIP-associating protein 1 isoform X12 — its product is MAVNPRDMDGFMSLLSTTDIKKKLQVGLLLLNYLADPFKSIECQDIGLFIDNLVPWLNSSNPKVVQNGLDALTYLADRMGHDFRPYISTIIQPTIDRLGDNKDTTREKAQLLLLKIMEKGSMSPQNLLDKLQPAFSHKNAKLREEALILLTTTLHEHGADEMALSGVTPVIVKLLSDPTEKVRETAMNTLTDIYRHVGDRLRVDLQKKLNVPQAKLAQLLEKFDQLRAAGDMLPQARSADVGKDLDEPDRAIKSAPVKRTPSLLQKKSQFGPAKAPPVPQGQAGAVDEETFLTAFEDVPPVKLFSSKDLEEQMKAIKDIIGDDKKDWKQRTDSMKKLRGIIIAGGMNYDIFPVCLKDLQRPFETACADLRSQVVREVCITLAYLSLQLKNKFASFGETVLPTLMNLIQNSAKVVATAGAVAVRFILQNTHSSRYVPIIVASLNNKSKDIRRATCEYLHLILQSWQTAILQKHVNILQDAIKKGMADSDSEARAFARKSYWAFKEHFPENAEALLNSLDATYKRALMSLSNSGSINSLNAVSKTNTSPRAPRPAMSATGRVSPGVRSTSAIDLQAAQRAKARMKYAYMNRQKATLPRPNKSPESSSMASPERIARTRTRVSGVSQSQPSSRSGSPSSRLSYATYNRDGESLVPRPKILDHGMRSSGNSREPSPQRFGYDRNSFGSKVRSRNLHMSPTDRPPSRPVMAQKMLQQSREAESALADALTFDSIDSYTRTPKGKGDHSDDSETSSICSERSHDSFRRPSDSFSWSGSQQRLYRDVWDQSIPKDIKEIIDNCGHKHWADRKEGLLGLQHYLASGFTLSATELRKITDIFAKMFMDSHTKVFSLFLDTLNDLIQTHCEDLGDWLYVLCTRLLNKLGTDLLGSIQTKIHKTLEGVRECFTGEQLLPCVMRFLTNPTQTPNSRVKVATLTFITQIAETAEPSALNSSAGPGLARLLDWTNDVKSQDVRRHAQNAVIALYNLNPSQFTMILSELPKYYQEAALPLIQSHLKRSSATSTPASPGTPPPRVPNSPARTKVRVENEGADDSLNPEEVYKSLRRTTAEIQNYGFERLERATTSKDSGISNMADVEERLEGLTLSNSGRSSSVSSPTQRGKTVTNVAVNGSNDTIAGDLILPQENNGYKTHGSSPDSIRGPEVLDNTLKILQAEESQITEKVAALQEFQQYVREGDALYIKQHFKRLLKTLIGSLASDNKEMQIEVLQSLIDMLKCPELAESFSNYAELLVLKVIRAHKYDDQKSDASSSSSNSARTTVKYPEVLRMAEKCAATVAVILPPEQTIQFASSMMTTEPFPQNMGAIKMLHKVVEHYGREAIEPHLSKVMPGLIKAYDDAESTVRKSAVFCMVAIHAAVGEEALKPHLSSLYGSKLKLLNIYIQRAQQATSQPASPRSNSNKN